One stretch of Plasmodium yoelii strain 17X genome assembly, chromosome: 5 DNA includes these proteins:
- a CDS encoding PIR protein produces MNKEVCESFVSIWEDFPDTLTDDEKYQFNDKTFLNSYCFKYECGGPLEKMDAVFFHLINKFFGSSGLFNNNVKNNINAIEYILIWLSHMLNLKDNTGNILTNFYKIYIYNQEKYKNPINGVDGCRNYNDLIYTKKELMEITNEKLSKFYAPFKSLCNMYSRFNDRTSDCTKCLSDANEFVETYNKLNGDSSITNDSSFNKLLCTLSNDYDNFKKKYSDVKCPNSSFPAIEKPKKCVQSFEQNPEQHVQRLEPISQDASSSSSVTNKLFTVLSIFGAIAFLLGISYKYSLFGFRKRFQKQKLREKIKNIKKRMNH; encoded by the exons atgaataaggaagtg tgtgaaaGCTTTGTGAGTATATGGGAGGATTTTCCCGATACATTGACCGATGATGAAAAGTATCAATTTAATGATaaaacttttttaaatagttattgttttaaatatgaATGTGGTGGTCCTCTCGAAAAAATGGATGCtgtattttttcatttgatTAATAAATTCTTTGGGAGTTCTGGTTtgtttaataataatgtaaaaaataatatcaatGCTATTGAATACATTCTCATATGGTTAAGTcatatgttaaacctaaagGATAACACAGGAAACATTCtaacaaatttttataaaatatatatttataatcaagaaaagtataaaaatccTATAAATGGTGTTGATGGTTGTAGAAATTATAATGatcttatatatacaaaaaaagaattGATGGAAATTACTAATGAAAAattgtctaaattttatgctccatttaaatcattatgtaacatgtataGTAGATTTAATGATAGAACATCAGATTGCACAAAATGTTTGAGTGATGCTAATGAATTTGTtgaaacatataataaactTAATGGAGATTCTAGTATTACTAATGATAGTTCCTTTAATAAACTATTGTGtactttatcaaatgattatgataattttaaaaagaaatatagtGATGTTAAATGTCCCAATTCATCCTTCCCAGCGATAGAAAAACCAAAAAAATGTGTACAAAGTTTTGAACAAAATCCTGAACAACATGTACAAAGATTAGAACCAATTTCTCAAGATGCATCATCAAGTTCATCGGtaacaaacaaattatttacagttttatcgatatttggtgcaatagcatttcttttaggaatttcttacaag tattcgttatttggatttcggaaacgatttcaaaaacaaaaattaagagaaaaaataaaaaatataaagaagagaatgaatcattaa